From the Glandiceps talaboti chromosome 10, keGlaTala1.1, whole genome shotgun sequence genome, one window contains:
- the LOC144440660 gene encoding tripartite motif-containing protein 2-like, which produces MASKELQFLDKIGKNFLLCTICTERYKDAKCLPCLHNFCKPCLVRLAKEGTIICPVCTRSYQLPGDGIEGIGTNFFLNELVETFNKRDDTTSESMKCMGCEIGESTSQCIECAISLCDICIRTHKRLPLTRSHRLVTLDEYNTAKCDDPASVQPPMYCPRHQNYELEFYCDTCDGTICLKCTAIDHPLTTHKYRCVNEVASDYRKELADMIDKVKVKETEAKDSKIAVEDVSHSLDNCFTAEEKKLKTHITKTVDDVTRLIHENGNTLLKEMKGEYDERKVNLNAQLKGLDIAANDLTNAREYTDKLVQYGNAAQLMSAKKGISTQMAEILKVETKTDPAEDDCMEFRPCDDFCTEKSLGVVVGGNAKMYKITDIPQFVRVDEDITVTLTTDAKPQRVTHGGVDAVVKRPDNSKEEVSVRDNKDGTMTLKTHGKMEGEHELSVNVDKKPVQGSPVRVKVIPKKGLVSKFGVHGSGVGQLYSPWGVTKTTNGNLLVCEYSNNRLQSFSREGEHKSFFQFQNVGNPINPYDAAVSVGGNIFITDNANKQILVCDEKGKLIRCFGKGKCEQPMGITISPSNGRVYVVDHSAHCIHIYNQDGKYFKSFGSQGNRDGQFSQPSSACIDEAGNVYVSDNSNHRVQVFDSDGHFLYSFGNMGNGDGQLNFPRGLCLDKHGYVYVADRDNNRVVKFESNGKFIGRVDSDEGGRMPPMCVCVSDDEPFGDVIVTYHNNHCVKVFAQ; this is translated from the coding sequence ATGGCTTCAAAGGAGCTGCAATTTCTCGACAAAATTGGCAAGAATTTCCTCCTCTGTACGATCTGTACTGAACGATACAAGGACGCTAAATGTCTACCGTGTCTTCACAACTTCTGTAAGCCTTGCCTCGTCAGGCTGGCGAAGGAAGGGACTATAATCTGTCCGGTTTGTACAAGATCATACCAACTTCCTGGTGACGGCATTGAAGGTATTGGTACCAATTTCTTTCTAAATGAATTGGTTGAAACATTCAACAAACGAGACGATACTACGTCAGAATCTATGAAGTGTATGGGATGTGAAATTGGTGAAAGTACATCACAGTGCATTGAATGTGCAATTTCTCTTTGTGATATTTGTATACGCACACATAAGCGTTTACCTCTGACCCGATCTCATCGCTTGGTTACCCTGGATGAATACAATACAGCAAAGTGCGATGACCCAGCTTCGGTACAACCTCCAATGTACTGCCCGAGACACCAGAACTACGAACTGGAATTCTACTGTGATACGTGTGACGGGACAATCTGTCTAAAATGTACGGCAATAGATCATCCTTTGACCACACACAAATACAGGTGTGTGAATGAAGTAGCCAGTGATTATCGCAAAGAATTGGCCGACATGATAgacaaagtgaaagtgaaagaaacCGAAGCAAAAGACAGCAAAATTGCCGTCGAAGACGTATCGCATTCACTCGATAATTGTTTTACGGCAGAGGAAAAGAAACTGAAAACACACATCACCAAGACGGTTGATGACGTCACTCGACTAATACACGAAAATGGCAATACACTATTGAAAGAGATGAAAGGTGAATACGATGAAAGGAAAGTGAACTTAAATGCACAACTTAAAGGACTGGACATTGCCGCGAATGACCTCACCAATGCAAGAGAGTACACCGACAAACTGGTTCAATACGGGAATGCAGCTCAGTTGATGTCTGCAAAGAAAGGTATATCAACTCAAATGGCAGAAATCCTAAAAGTCGAGACCAAAACTGACCCAGCAGAAGACGACTGTATGGAGTTCAGACCATGTGATGACTTCTGTACCGAGAAGAGTCTAGGAGTCGTGGTTGGTGGCAACGCTAAGATGTACAAGATAACTGACATACCGCAGTTCGTTAGAGTTGATGAGGACATTACGGTAACCTTGACAACAGATGCAAAACCCCAACGGGTTACACATGGTGGAGTTGATGCGGTAGTAAAGAGGCCAGATAACAGCAAGGAAGAAGTGAGTGTCCGTGATAACAAAGATGGAACAATGACTTTAAAAACTCATGGAAAGATGGAAGGAGAACATGAACTGTCAGtaaatgtagataagaaaccaGTACAAGGATCACCAGTTAGAGTTAAAGTTATTCCTAAGAAAGGGTTGGTGTCTAAGTTTGGGGTGCATGGATCAGGGGTCGGGCAGCTGTATAGTCCATGGGGtgtaaccaagactacaaatGGCAATTTGTTAGTCTGTGAATATAGTAATAATAGATTACAATCATTCAGTAGGGAAGGAGAGCATAAGAGTTTCTTTCAGTTTCAAAATGTTGGAAATCCAATTAATCCATACGATGCAGCTGTTTCAGTAGGTGGTAATATCTTCATCACAGACAATGCAAATAAACAGattcttgtctgtgatgaaaAGGGCAAATTAATCAGATGCTTTGGGAAGGGAAAATGTGAGCAGCCAATGGGCATCACAATAAGTCCTAGCAATGGGAGGGTTTATGTGGTTGATCACAGTGCacattgtattcatatttacaacCAGGATGGGAAGTATTTTAAGTCATTCGGTAGTCAGGGTAACAGGGATGGCCAATTCTCCCAACCTAGTTCTGCCTGTATAGATGAGGCAGGTAATGTCTATGTATCAGATAATAGTAATCACCGAGTACAAGTGTTTGATTCTGACGGTCACTTCCTGTATTCATTCGGTAATATGGGAAATGGTGATGGTCAGCTGAATTTCCCACGTGGGTTGTGTCTGGACAAACACGGCTACGTGTATGTTGCAGACAGGGATAATAACAGAGTAGTGAAATTTGAATCAAATGGGAAATTTATTGGTCGTGTTGATAGTGATGAAGGTGGTCGAATGCCaccgatgtgtgtgtgtgtctcagaTGACGAACCATTTGGTGACGTCATCGTAACCTACCATAATAACCATTGTGTCAAAGTCTTTGCACAATAA